The Pedobacter roseus genome contains a region encoding:
- a CDS encoding SDR family oxidoreductase has translation MMKKIESLFSLKDKVVVVTGATGVLGEAFVNGLCAAGAVIVVIGRNEEAAKQRVADVTNAGGKAIYIIADVLDEQNLLTANETIIKEFGRIDALVNAAGGNVAEAVIQPGSDIFDLNIPALKQAFDLNLFGTILPTQIFGKEIAKNGGSIVNISSVSANQAITRVLGYSLAKTSIDCYTKWMSVELANRYQDKIRINSIVPGFFITNQNRALLTNADGSLTARGQAIIYKTPFKRFGAPEELIGALVYLLSDASKFVNGENIKVDGGFTAFSGV, from the coding sequence ATGATGAAAAAAATAGAGAGCCTGTTTTCGCTAAAAGATAAAGTTGTAGTAGTAACCGGTGCTACAGGTGTTTTAGGTGAGGCTTTTGTAAATGGATTATGTGCCGCTGGTGCTGTAATTGTTGTTATAGGAAGAAATGAAGAGGCTGCAAAGCAAAGGGTTGCTGATGTAACAAACGCAGGAGGAAAAGCCATTTATATTATTGCTGATGTATTGGATGAGCAGAACCTGCTTACTGCAAATGAAACCATTATCAAAGAATTTGGCCGTATAGATGCCCTGGTTAATGCAGCAGGTGGAAATGTGGCAGAAGCCGTTATCCAGCCCGGAAGTGATATTTTTGACCTTAACATTCCGGCCCTTAAACAGGCATTTGACCTTAATTTATTTGGAACTATTTTGCCTACGCAGATTTTTGGTAAAGAAATCGCAAAAAATGGGGGAAGTATCGTGAATATTTCATCAGTTTCTGCTAACCAGGCCATTACACGCGTATTGGGCTATTCATTGGCCAAAACATCTATAGATTGTTATACCAAATGGATGTCGGTAGAGCTCGCAAACCGCTATCAGGATAAAATCAGGATCAACTCGATTGTTCCGGGCTTTTTTATCACCAACCAAAACAGGGCTTTGCTCACCAATGCAGACGGTAGCTTAACTGCAAGAGGGCAGGCCATTATTTATAAAACACCATTTAAACGTTTCGGCGCCCCTGAAGAGCTGATTGGTGCATTGGTATACTTGTTAAGCGATGCCTCTAAATTTGTAAATGGCGAAAATATTAAAGTAGATGGCGGATTTACAGCATTCTCCGGAGTTTAA
- a CDS encoding glycoside hydrolase family 30 protein — protein sequence MKQNLSILLVLATAFTAAAQNKKVAKPVQAYTVANKKVTVYTTAEKSEYRISKTETLSFVENKQPFETEPCIFVDPTVKYQTLVGIGGALTDASAETFAKLSKKNQQELLTAYYSPDKGIGYTLARTNIASCDFSSGSYNYVQDNDKDLKTFSVAHDQEFKIPLIKQAIAASGGKLPLFVSPWSPPAWMKDNNSLVQGGHLLPAFRQSWANHYVKFIKTYEAMGIPIWGLTVQNEPMAKQKWESCVFTAEEERDFIKNFLGPTLQKSGLASKKLIAWDHNRDQIFQRASTILNDKDAAKYVWGIGFHWYETWTGSGMQFGNVKQTHEAYPDKALIFTEGCKEKYDVNKLDDWTLGERYGDSMINDFNAGTAAWTDWNILLDEKGGPNHVGNFCFAPVHADTKNDKLIYTNAYYYMGHFSKFIRPGAKRIGAASSRDKLQSTAFLNTDGKLVVVVMNQSDDKLKYSLWIKGEAATTTSLPHSITTLVVE from the coding sequence ATGAAACAAAATCTGAGCATCCTATTGGTTTTGGCAACTGCATTTACTGCAGCCGCACAGAACAAAAAAGTGGCTAAACCCGTACAAGCCTATACCGTTGCCAATAAAAAAGTAACCGTATATACCACCGCCGAAAAATCAGAATACCGCATCAGTAAAACCGAAACCTTAAGTTTTGTTGAGAATAAACAACCCTTTGAAACAGAGCCTTGTATTTTCGTAGATCCTACAGTTAAATATCAAACTTTAGTGGGCATTGGCGGTGCTTTAACGGATGCTTCTGCAGAAACCTTTGCAAAACTTTCTAAAAAGAACCAGCAGGAACTTTTAACCGCATACTACAGTCCTGATAAAGGTATAGGTTATACTTTGGCCCGTACCAATATTGCCAGTTGCGATTTCTCGAGTGGAAGTTATAATTATGTTCAGGATAACGATAAAGACCTTAAAACCTTTAGCGTGGCGCACGATCAGGAATTTAAAATTCCTCTGATTAAACAGGCCATTGCTGCTTCGGGCGGTAAACTGCCATTATTTGTAAGCCCATGGTCGCCACCAGCCTGGATGAAAGATAACAACAGCTTGGTACAGGGCGGACATTTATTACCTGCCTTCCGTCAGAGCTGGGCCAATCACTATGTTAAATTTATCAAAACCTATGAGGCCATGGGCATTCCGATCTGGGGTTTAACTGTGCAGAACGAACCTATGGCAAAGCAAAAATGGGAATCATGCGTTTTTACTGCTGAAGAAGAACGCGATTTTATTAAAAATTTCTTAGGTCCAACTTTACAAAAATCAGGTCTTGCCTCAAAAAAACTGATTGCCTGGGATCATAACCGCGATCAGATTTTCCAGAGGGCAAGCACCATCTTAAATGATAAAGATGCTGCTAAATATGTTTGGGGCATTGGTTTCCACTGGTACGAAACATGGACCGGTAGCGGTATGCAGTTTGGTAACGTAAAACAAACACACGAAGCTTATCCTGATAAAGCCCTGATTTTTACCGAAGGCTGTAAAGAAAAATACGATGTAAATAAATTGGACGACTGGACTTTGGGCGAGCGTTATGGTGATTCAATGATCAATGATTTTAACGCCGGAACAGCAGCCTGGACCGATTGGAACATTCTTTTAGATGAAAAAGGCGGACCAAACCACGTAGGTAATTTCTGTTTTGCCCCGGTACATGCCGATACCAAAAACGATAAGCTGATTTACACCAATGCTTATTACTACATGGGCCATTTCTCAAAATTCATCCGTCCGGGTGCCAAAAGGATCGGTGCAGCATCTAGTCGCGATAAACTGCAATCAACCGCTTTCCTCAATACTGATGGTAAGTTGGTGGTAGTCGTAATGAATCAATCTGATGACAAATTAAAATATAGTTTATGGATTAAGGGTGAAGCTGCAACAACAACCAGTTTGCCACACTCTATAACCACATTAGTAGTAGAATAA
- the uxuA gene encoding mannonate dehydratase — protein sequence MKKLEQTWRWYGPNDPVTLQDVKQAGATGIVTALHHIPHGEVWPLEDIKERKAIIEAAGLTWSVVESVPVHEAIKTRRADAGQYIQNYKTSLRNLSACGIKIVCYNFMPVLDWTRTQLDLEMTDGSKALYFNWIDLAIFDLYILKRDNAEADYSDSILKRAKDKHATLSEQDLVDLRINVLMGIPNEKEIELETLRNSINEYKAIGTQGLKENLKYFLSSIAEVCTEEGIKMTIHPDDPPYAILGLPRIASTLEDFNYIIKEVDQPFNGVCFCTGSLGAGMDNNALEIFNAVKARVYFAHLRNVKKDEDGSFYEADHLGGDVNMYEIMKALTAENALRDKSIPFRPDHGHQMLDDLAKVTNPGYSAIGRLRGLAELRGLEIGVTGNY from the coding sequence ATGAAAAAATTAGAACAAACCTGGCGTTGGTATGGACCTAACGATCCGGTTACCTTGCAAGATGTTAAACAGGCCGGTGCTACAGGAATTGTAACCGCATTGCACCATATTCCACATGGCGAAGTTTGGCCACTGGAAGATATTAAAGAAAGAAAAGCCATTATTGAAGCTGCCGGCTTAACCTGGTCGGTGGTAGAAAGTGTTCCTGTGCACGAAGCGATTAAAACGCGTAGGGCAGATGCAGGTCAATATATCCAGAATTATAAAACCTCTTTGCGCAATTTGTCTGCCTGCGGAATTAAGATTGTATGCTACAATTTTATGCCCGTACTCGACTGGACACGTACACAGCTGGATCTCGAAATGACCGATGGATCGAAAGCCCTTTATTTTAACTGGATCGACCTGGCCATTTTTGATCTTTACATCCTGAAAAGGGACAATGCCGAAGCCGATTATTCAGATTCCATCTTAAAAAGAGCGAAAGATAAACATGCTACTTTATCAGAGCAGGATCTGGTTGATCTGCGTATCAATGTGCTGATGGGAATTCCTAATGAAAAGGAGATTGAGCTCGAAACCTTACGCAATAGCATTAACGAATACAAGGCTATCGGCACACAGGGCTTAAAAGAAAACTTAAAGTATTTCCTGTCTTCCATTGCTGAGGTTTGTACAGAAGAAGGCATTAAAATGACCATTCATCCGGATGATCCGCCTTATGCTATTTTGGGTTTACCCCGGATTGCAAGTACCCTGGAGGATTTCAATTACATTATCAAAGAGGTGGATCAACCTTTTAACGGCGTTTGCTTCTGCACAGGCTCACTAGGCGCCGGAATGGATAATAATGCGTTAGAAATCTTTAATGCGGTTAAGGCGCGTGTATATTTTGCGCACTTACGTAATGTGAAAAAAGATGAAGATGGCAGTTTTTACGAAGCCGACCATTTGGGTGGAGATGTAAACATGTACGAGATCATGAAAGCGCTAACTGCAGAAAATGCATTACGTGATAAATCGATTCCTTTCCGTCCAGACCATGGTCACCAGATGTTGGATGATTTGGCAAAAGTAACCAATCCGGGTTATTCTGCTATTGGCAGGTTACGCGGTTTAGCCGAATTGAGAGGTCTGGAAATCGGGGTAACAGGGAATTATTAA
- a CDS encoding glycoside hydrolase family 88 protein, which translates to MNIKLTITALSMLSFSIVKAQQVNVARAFASAAKQTGVLIKNVDSARKIKPNLVSPRTVENGQFKMVVSKDWTSGFFPAELWYFYQYTKDKKWLELAKKYTEDIKKEQFNKGTHDLGFMIYCPFGNGYRLTNDPAYKAVIIQAAKSLSTRFNATAGVIKSWDHNGDKWKYPVIIDNMMNLELLFEATKLTGDSSFYKIALKHANTTMKNHFRPDFSSYHVIDYDTLTGNVRQKLTAQGYANESAWARGQAWALYGYTMCYRETKNKAYLVQADGVAGFILNSKITPADGIPYWDYNDPKIPDVSRDASAASITASALYELAKYSPANSKKYKAAADKILYSLSTKYTSKPGENHGFILEHSTGHRPAKSEIDVPINYADYYYLEALLRSKK; encoded by the coding sequence ATGAATATAAAATTAACCATAACAGCATTAAGTATGCTGTCATTCAGTATTGTAAAGGCACAGCAAGTAAATGTAGCTAGGGCTTTTGCATCAGCAGCCAAACAAACCGGTGTATTGATCAAAAATGTAGATTCAGCGAGAAAAATTAAGCCAAACCTGGTTTCCCCGCGTACGGTAGAAAACGGTCAGTTTAAAATGGTGGTCTCCAAAGATTGGACCAGTGGATTCTTCCCGGCAGAACTCTGGTATTTCTATCAGTACACCAAAGATAAAAAATGGCTCGAATTGGCTAAAAAATATACCGAAGACATCAAAAAGGAACAATTTAATAAAGGAACGCACGATCTGGGCTTCATGATCTATTGCCCGTTCGGCAATGGATACCGTTTAACCAACGATCCGGCTTATAAAGCGGTAATTATTCAGGCTGCAAAGTCCTTGTCGACCAGGTTTAATGCTACGGCTGGCGTAATCAAATCGTGGGACCATAACGGTGATAAATGGAAATACCCCGTAATCATCGATAACATGATGAACCTTGAACTGTTGTTCGAAGCCACCAAATTAACAGGTGATTCATCGTTTTATAAAATTGCTTTGAAACACGCCAATACCACAATGAAAAACCATTTCAGACCTGATTTTAGCTCTTACCATGTAATCGATTATGATACCTTAACCGGTAATGTGCGTCAGAAATTAACAGCACAGGGTTATGCGAACGAATCGGCATGGGCACGTGGACAGGCATGGGCATTATATGGTTATACGATGTGTTACCGCGAAACCAAAAATAAAGCATATTTAGTTCAGGCTGATGGTGTTGCGGGCTTTATATTAAATAGTAAAATTACCCCGGCCGACGGTATTCCATATTGGGATTATAACGATCCAAAAATTCCGGATGTTTCTCGTGATGCCTCTGCCGCTTCCATTACTGCCTCTGCACTTTACGAATTGGCAAAATATAGCCCTGCAAATAGTAAAAAATATAAAGCAGCTGCTGATAAGATTTTATATTCTTTAAGTACAAAATATACGAGCAAACCTGGCGAAAATCATGGTTTCATTTTAGAGCATAGCACTGGTCACCGCCCGGCCAAATCGGAAATAGATGTGCCGATCAATTATGCAGATTATTATTACCTGGAAGCTTTGCTGAGAAGTAAAAAATAA